From a single Vanessa atalanta chromosome 26, ilVanAtal1.2, whole genome shotgun sequence genomic region:
- the LOC125073888 gene encoding uncharacterized protein LOC125073888 has protein sequence MSEEMSISTLFSKMKIEMEKQANLITDKTVNAMMTMDDKIKPVMEENQNLKSEINILNKKINTLENVIKKNNIVIHGFEENETSYNQLFKNITYLLQQLDVNIDDNDISKLYRIGKLTSEKTRPIIITLATYNKKMEILKNKNKMPQPSYITEDFTKETLQKRKELQNELRLQRERGNYVYIKNNKVVVKQRGNKKKKRIFMSACNTAALTCDWHY, from the coding sequence aTGTCTGAAGAAATGTCAATATCAACGCTCTTTtctaaaatgaaaatagaaatGGAAAAACAAGCTAATCTAATAACAGATAAAACAGTTAACGCTATGATGACCATGGATGATAAAATTAAACCCGTAATGGAAGAAAACCAGAATCTTAAATCAGAAATAaacattctaaataaaaaaataaatactctagAGAATGTAATCAAGAAGAACAACATCGTAATACACGGATTCGAAGAAAACGAAACTAGTTATAatcaactatttaaaaatattacttacttacttcAACAGTTGGATGTAAATATCGACGATAACGACATAAGCAAATTGTATAGAATTGGAAAACTGACATCAGAGAAAACGAGACCGATAATAATCACTCTCGCGACGTACAACAAAAAGATGGAaatactcaaaaataaaaataaaatgccacAACCAAGCTACATCACCGAAGATTTTACCAAAGAAACGTTGCAAAAACGCAAAGAATTACAAAACGAGCTCCGCCTACAGAGGGAGAGGGGAAACTACgtctacataaaaaataacaaagttgtTGTAAAACAaagaggaaataaaaaaaagaaaaggatCTTCATGTCTGCTTGTAATACCGCAGCATTAACATGCGACTggcattactaa